A stretch of Coturnix japonica isolate 7356 chromosome 11, Coturnix japonica 2.1, whole genome shotgun sequence DNA encodes these proteins:
- the BRD7 gene encoding bromodomain-containing protein 7 isoform X1 — protein sequence MGKKHKKHKSDKHPYEEYVEKPLKLVLKVGGNEVAELSTGSAGLDSSLYEDKSEHEKHKDRKRKKRKKGEKQVPGEEKEKRKRKVKEDKRKRDREHPDSEGEQELKCQTPIRLELSPEKPLTSTLSKQEEVEQTPLQEALNQLMRQLQRKDPSSFFSFPVTDFIAPGYSMIIKNPMDFSTMKEKIKNNGYQSIEELKDNFKLMCTNAMTYNKPDTIYYKAAKKLLHSGMKILSQERIQSLKQSIEFMADLQKTRKQKDKVELQLSGEDEGGSGKDKGEPVDGDVKAFKTPNKEHKKKDKDVLEDKLRINSLEREQEQIDRIVRESGGKLTRRLANSQCEFERRKPDGTTTLGLLNPVDLTAGEPGYCPVKLGMTAGRLQSGVNTLQGFKEDKRNKVTPVTYLNYGPYSSYAPTYDSTFANISKEDSDLIYSTYGEDSNQGSFSTHEFLMKSQDYPFLMADSLLDVLTKGGHSRSLRELEMPLEEDEGHHERSDALKEIMEIDITARLDSANDRLTALKAVTNFGMPMEEFDSEEAEIFQRKLDETTKLLRELQDAQNERLSTKPPPNMICLLGPSYREMHLAERVTNNLKELAQQVTPGDIVSTYGIRKAMGISIPLPDTEDNGVDLTDEFQEPKKTVTITENECGPVTV from the exons ATGGGGAAGAAACACAAGAAGCACAAGTCGGACAAACACCCCTATGAGG AGTACGTGGAGAAGCCGCTGAAGCTGGTGCTGAAAGTTGGAGGGAACGAAGTTGCCGAACTGTCCACTGGAAGCGCGGGGCTCGATAGCAGCCTGTATGAGGATAAATCCGAGCATGAAAAGCATAAagatagaaagaggaaaaagaggaagaagggagagaaacaaGTTCcgggagaagagaaggagaaaagaaagagaaaagttaaG GAGGATAAGAGGAAACGCGACCGAGAACACCCAGACAGCGAGGGAGAGCAGGAACTGAAATGTCAGACCCCCATCAGATTGGAATTGTCGCCAGAGAAACCATTGACGAGTACTTTATCAAAACaggaag AGGTGGAGCAGACACCGCTTCAGGAAGCTCTGAATCAACTCATGAGACAGCTACAGAG AAAGGATCcaagttctttcttttcatttcctgtgaCTGATTTTATTGCCCCTGGCTACTCCATGATCATTAAAAATCCAATGGATTTTAGTACTATGAAAGAGAAGATCAAAAACAATGGGTACCAGTCCATAGAAGAATTAAAG GACAACTTCAAATTGATGTGTACTAACGCAATGACATACAACAAACCAGACACCATTTACTACAAAGCTGCAAAAAAACTGCTGCACTCAGGGATGAAGATACTGAGCCAG GAGAGGATTCAGAGCCTGAAACAAAGTATAGAATTCATGGCTGATCTGCAGAAGACGAGGAAACAGAAGGACAAGGTGGAACTGCAGCTAAGTGGAGAGGATGAAGGTGGTTCTGGGAAAGACAAAGGAGAACCTGTGGATGGTGATGTCAAAGCTTTCAAAACACCTAACAAGGAACACAAAAA GAAGGACAAAGATGTACTTGAAGACAAATTAAGAATCAATAGCCTGGAAAGGGAACAAGAACAGATTGATCGCATTGTTAGAGAATCCGGAGGAAAGTTAACAAGACGACTTGCAAACAGCCAG tgtgaatttgaaagaagaaagccaGATGGTACAACAACTCTGGGCCTTCTTAATCCAGTTGATCTTACTGCAGGAG AACCAGGTTACTGCCCTGTAAAGCTTGGTATGACAGCAGGAAGACTTCAGTCAGGAGTTAATACATTACAAGGGTtcaaagaagataaaagaaacaagGTTACTCCAG TGACATACTTGAACTATGGACCCTACAGTTCATATGCTCCAACATATGATTCTACATTTGCCAACATCAGCAAAGAAGATTCTGACTTAATCTATTCAACCTATGGGGAGGACTCTAATCAGGGATCGTTCAG TACTCATGAATTTTTGATGAAATCGCAAGATTATCCTTTCTTAATGGCTGATAGCTTGCTTGATGTTCTAACTAAAGGAGGACATTCAAGATCTCTCCGAGAACTAGAAATG CCCCTGGAGGAAGATGAAGGGCACCATGAAAGAAGTGACGCATTAAAAGAG ATTATGGAAATTGATATCACTGCAAGGTTGGATTCTGCTAATGACAGACTTACAGCCCTAAAAGCTGTTACAAACTTTGGCATGCCTATGGAAGAGTTTGATTCTGAGG AGGCTGAAATCTTCCAGAGGAAACTTGATGAAACAACAAAGCTTCTCAGAGAACTTCAGGATGCTCAAAATGAACGACTAAGTACAAAGCCACCCCCTAATATGATCTGTCTTCTGGGTCCGTCTTACAGAGAGATGCACTTGg CGGAGAGAGTAACCAACAATCTGAAGGAACTGGCACAACAAGTGACTCCAGGTGATATTGTTAGTACATATGGAATCCGGAAAGCAATGGGAATTTCAATTCCTTTACCTGATACAGAAGACAATGGGGTAGACTTGACAGATG AGTTTCAAGAACCTAAAAAGACTGTCACCATCACTGAAAACGAATGTGGTCCAGTTACAGTCTGA
- the BRD7 gene encoding bromodomain-containing protein 7 isoform X2, translating into MGKKHKKHKSDKHPYEEYVEKPLKLVLKVGGNEVAELSTGSAGLDSSLYEDKSEHEKHKDRKRKKRKKGEKQVPGEEKEKRKRKVKEDKRKRDREHPDSEGEQELKCQTPIRLELSPEKPLTSTLSKQEEVEQTPLQEALNQLMRQLQRKDPSSFFSFPVTDFIAPGYSMIIKNPMDFSTMKEKIKNNGYQSIEELKDNFKLMCTNAMTYNKPDTIYYKAAKKLLHSGMKILSQERIQSLKQSIEFMADLQKTRKQKDKVELQLSGEDEGGSGKDKGEPVDGDVKAFKTPNKEHKKKDKDVLEDKLRINSLEREQEQIDRIVRESGGKLTRRLANSQCEFERRKPDGTTTLGLLNPVDLTAGVTYLNYGPYSSYAPTYDSTFANISKEDSDLIYSTYGEDSNQGSFSTHEFLMKSQDYPFLMADSLLDVLTKGGHSRSLRELEMPLEEDEGHHERSDALKEIMEIDITARLDSANDRLTALKAVTNFGMPMEEFDSEEAEIFQRKLDETTKLLRELQDAQNERLSTKPPPNMICLLGPSYREMHLAERVTNNLKELAQQVTPGDIVSTYGIRKAMGISIPLPDTEDNGVDLTDEFQEPKKTVTITENECGPVTV; encoded by the exons ATGGGGAAGAAACACAAGAAGCACAAGTCGGACAAACACCCCTATGAGG AGTACGTGGAGAAGCCGCTGAAGCTGGTGCTGAAAGTTGGAGGGAACGAAGTTGCCGAACTGTCCACTGGAAGCGCGGGGCTCGATAGCAGCCTGTATGAGGATAAATCCGAGCATGAAAAGCATAAagatagaaagaggaaaaagaggaagaagggagagaaacaaGTTCcgggagaagagaaggagaaaagaaagagaaaagttaaG GAGGATAAGAGGAAACGCGACCGAGAACACCCAGACAGCGAGGGAGAGCAGGAACTGAAATGTCAGACCCCCATCAGATTGGAATTGTCGCCAGAGAAACCATTGACGAGTACTTTATCAAAACaggaag AGGTGGAGCAGACACCGCTTCAGGAAGCTCTGAATCAACTCATGAGACAGCTACAGAG AAAGGATCcaagttctttcttttcatttcctgtgaCTGATTTTATTGCCCCTGGCTACTCCATGATCATTAAAAATCCAATGGATTTTAGTACTATGAAAGAGAAGATCAAAAACAATGGGTACCAGTCCATAGAAGAATTAAAG GACAACTTCAAATTGATGTGTACTAACGCAATGACATACAACAAACCAGACACCATTTACTACAAAGCTGCAAAAAAACTGCTGCACTCAGGGATGAAGATACTGAGCCAG GAGAGGATTCAGAGCCTGAAACAAAGTATAGAATTCATGGCTGATCTGCAGAAGACGAGGAAACAGAAGGACAAGGTGGAACTGCAGCTAAGTGGAGAGGATGAAGGTGGTTCTGGGAAAGACAAAGGAGAACCTGTGGATGGTGATGTCAAAGCTTTCAAAACACCTAACAAGGAACACAAAAA GAAGGACAAAGATGTACTTGAAGACAAATTAAGAATCAATAGCCTGGAAAGGGAACAAGAACAGATTGATCGCATTGTTAGAGAATCCGGAGGAAAGTTAACAAGACGACTTGCAAACAGCCAG tgtgaatttgaaagaagaaagccaGATGGTACAACAACTCTGGGCCTTCTTAATCCAGTTGATCTTACTGCAGGAG TGACATACTTGAACTATGGACCCTACAGTTCATATGCTCCAACATATGATTCTACATTTGCCAACATCAGCAAAGAAGATTCTGACTTAATCTATTCAACCTATGGGGAGGACTCTAATCAGGGATCGTTCAG TACTCATGAATTTTTGATGAAATCGCAAGATTATCCTTTCTTAATGGCTGATAGCTTGCTTGATGTTCTAACTAAAGGAGGACATTCAAGATCTCTCCGAGAACTAGAAATG CCCCTGGAGGAAGATGAAGGGCACCATGAAAGAAGTGACGCATTAAAAGAG ATTATGGAAATTGATATCACTGCAAGGTTGGATTCTGCTAATGACAGACTTACAGCCCTAAAAGCTGTTACAAACTTTGGCATGCCTATGGAAGAGTTTGATTCTGAGG AGGCTGAAATCTTCCAGAGGAAACTTGATGAAACAACAAAGCTTCTCAGAGAACTTCAGGATGCTCAAAATGAACGACTAAGTACAAAGCCACCCCCTAATATGATCTGTCTTCTGGGTCCGTCTTACAGAGAGATGCACTTGg CGGAGAGAGTAACCAACAATCTGAAGGAACTGGCACAACAAGTGACTCCAGGTGATATTGTTAGTACATATGGAATCCGGAAAGCAATGGGAATTTCAATTCCTTTACCTGATACAGAAGACAATGGGGTAGACTTGACAGATG AGTTTCAAGAACCTAAAAAGACTGTCACCATCACTGAAAACGAATGTGGTCCAGTTACAGTCTGA